A region of Micromonospora chokoriensis DNA encodes the following proteins:
- a CDS encoding TFIIB-type zinc ribbon-containing protein has product MSSLTCPKCRGEMRQYERSGVVIDQCGECRGIFLDRGELEKLFEAEANWSRQQSGGTPAQPAHQPAGYPPPPPPPAPHQPGYGAVPPPPPPAHGYPPAPAYGHQQQHHGYHGHYRQKKRKGFLDEMFG; this is encoded by the coding sequence ATGAGTAGTCTCACCTGTCCCAAGTGTCGCGGAGAAATGCGCCAGTACGAGCGCAGCGGAGTCGTCATCGACCAGTGCGGGGAGTGCCGAGGCATCTTCCTGGACCGCGGTGAGCTGGAGAAGCTCTTCGAGGCGGAGGCCAACTGGAGCCGCCAGCAGAGCGGCGGCACGCCGGCGCAGCCCGCCCATCAGCCGGCCGGTTACCCGCCGCCTCCGCCGCCCCCGGCCCCCCACCAGCCCGGCTACGGTGCTGTCCCGCCGCCGCCCCCGCCCGCACACGGCTACCCGCCGGCACCGGCGTACGGCCACCAGCAGCAGCACCACGGCTACCACGGCCACTACCGGCAGAAGAAGCGCAAGGGCTTCCTCGACGAGATGTTCGGCTGA
- a CDS encoding phosphoribosyltransferase has protein sequence MTTYRDRADAGRVLSDRLTALVGEPDVVVLGLVRGGVPVARVVAERLGAPLDVLVVRKLGMPWAREVAFGALGPGGVQVLNDAVASRLSSDDIAEVRQREQAELERRERLYRGGRPPLDLTGGTAVIVDDGLATGATARAAVEVARQLGANRVVVAVPVGAQEAYELVAAEADQVICAQRPPDFGAVSVYYDDFHEVSDEEVTEALTATA, from the coding sequence ATGACGACCTACCGCGACCGGGCCGACGCCGGCCGGGTGCTCTCCGACCGGCTCACCGCACTCGTCGGCGAACCCGACGTCGTCGTCCTCGGTCTCGTCCGTGGCGGCGTACCGGTCGCCCGGGTCGTCGCCGAACGCCTCGGCGCTCCGCTGGACGTGCTGGTCGTCCGTAAGCTCGGAATGCCGTGGGCCCGGGAGGTCGCCTTCGGCGCGCTCGGACCGGGCGGCGTCCAGGTCCTCAACGACGCGGTGGCCAGCCGACTCAGCAGCGACGACATCGCCGAGGTCAGGCAACGGGAGCAGGCCGAACTGGAGCGCCGGGAACGGCTCTACCGGGGCGGTCGCCCACCACTGGACCTCACCGGGGGGACGGCGGTGATCGTCGACGACGGTCTCGCCACCGGCGCGACCGCCCGCGCCGCCGTGGAGGTCGCACGCCAACTCGGCGCCAACCGGGTGGTGGTAGCCGTCCCGGTGGGCGCACAGGAAGCCTACGAACTCGTCGCCGCCGAGGCCGACCAGGTGATCTGCGCGCAACGTCCGCCGGACTTCGGTGCGGTGAGCGTCTACTACGACGACTTCCACGAAGTTTCCGATGAAGAAGTCACCGAGGCGCTCACAGCAACCGCATAG